Part of the Geodermatophilus obscurus DSM 43160 genome is shown below.
TACACCTACCGCCGGTCCCCGGCGATCGCCGCGATCCGCGATCACGTGCAGAACCGCGAGCTGGGTGAGCTGACCTTGTTCGACGGCCGCTACTGGTGCGACTACGCCTGCGACCCCCGCGGCCCGCTGACCTGGCGGTACAGGGGCGGCCCCGGCAGCGGTGCCCTCGGCGACATCGGCGCCCATGTCATCGACGTCGGCCAGTTCCTCTGCGGACCGGTCGTAGCGGTGTCCGGGGCGGTGCTGTCCACCCAGATCCCCAAGCGGCCACTCCCCCTCGGCCCCACGGTGGGCCACGACGCCGCCCCGGTGAGCGAGGAGATGGGCGAGGTCGAGAACGAGGACACCGCCGTGTTCTCGGCCCGCTTCGAGTCCGGCCTGTCCGCGTCCTTCTCGGTGTCACGCACCGCCTTCGGCATGCCCAACGGGCTGGCCTTCGACGTCTACGGCCTGGACGGACGGGCCTCCTTCGACTGGCACCGGCCCTCGGAGTACCTCTTCGACGACCGCCAGCCCGAGGCCCGCACCCGCGGCGTGCGGCAGGTCATCGTCGGCCCGCAGATGCCCTACTTCGCCGGCGGCTACCCGATGGAGGCCCCGGGCGTGGGCGGCGGCAACGCCGAGATGTTCGTCTACCAGTGCCGGGCCTTCCTCGACCAGATCGCCGGCACCCCCGACCCGCTGCCGCGCAACGCCAGCTTCGCCGACGGGCTGCACACGATGCAGATCGTCCAGGCCGTCGTGCAGTCCGCGCAGTCCGGCGGTGCTGCGGTCCCCGTCCCCACCCACTGACCCGCCGACCGGAAGGCCGATCCCCGATGTCACTGAAGCTCGGTGCCTACACCGCCTGCCTGCACGACCGTCCGCTGGAGGAGGCCCTCGACGTGCTGCAGGCCGACGGCCTGACCTCCGTCGAGGTGAACACCGGCGGCTTCATCCCCTCACCGCACTGCCACGTCGACCTGCTGCTCTCCTCCGAGCAGGCCCGGCGCGACTACTTGGAGACCTTCTCCTCCCGCGGGATGGAGCTGACCGGGCTCAACTGCAACGGCAACCCGCTGAACCCGCTGCCCGGCGTCGGCCCGAAGCACGCCGACGACCTGCGCCGCACCATCGAGCTGGCCGGCCTGCTCGGGGTGAGGCACGTGGTGACGATGTCGGGCACGCCCGGGTCGGACCCCGACGCCAGGTACCCCTCCTGGGTGGTCAACCCGTGGGACGGCGTCTACATGGACGTCCTGGACTACCAGTGGGGCGTCGCGGCCGAGTTCTGGACGGAGATCGACGCCCTCGCCCGCGCCTCCGACGTCCGGGTGGCCATCGAGATGCACCCGCACAACCTGGTGTTCTCGCCGGTGACCCTGCGCAGGCTGGTCGACACCATCGGCGCCACGAACACCGGCGCCGAGATGGACCCCTCGCACCTGATGTGGCAGGGCATGGACGTCGTGGCCTGCATCCGCGACCTCGGCCCGCTGGTGTTCCACGCCGCGGCCAAGGACGCGATGATCACCCCCGGGGTCGACATCCGCGGGGTGCTCGACACCTCGTTCGAGCGCGTCCCGGCCGACGCCCCGGGCAAGGTGCCCACCGGCTACGGCTTCTGGTGCAACGCCTGGCCGGAGAACCCCGGCTGGCGGTTCGTGGCCGTGGGCGTCGGCCACGACGTCGACTGGTGGGCGGAGTTCCTGCGCGCCCTCGCCGACGTCGACCCCGACATGGCGGTCAACATCGAGCACGAGGACGCCGCCTACGACCGTCTCGAGGGCCTGGCGCTCGCCGCCGAGAACCTGCGCGCCGCGGCCGAGAAGCTGTAGGGCCGGGTCAGGCCCCGGCCCGGTGCGGCTCGTGCCGCAGCCGCGGCCGGGGCGGCAGCCCGGCGAGCCGGTAGCACCGGTCGATCAGCGTCATGGTCGCGACCGCGTCGTCCGCGCCGGTGGGGACCGGGGACCCGTGCCGCAGTGCCTCGACCAATGCCTCCAGCTGGTAGGTGTACGACGTCCGGGTGCCCAGGTGCTCGGTGCGCTCCCCGGCCGGTGTGCGCACCAGGAGGCGGTCGTCCCGGTTCGGCTCGACGAACGCCGGCGCCGTCACCTCCCCGCGGGTGCCGACGACCCGCAGCGAGAAGTCCCGGTCCGGGTGCACCATGCTGCAGCGCACGGCGGCGGTGGCGCCGGACGGGAAGTGCAGGTCGGCGTCGAGCCACTCGTCCACGCCCGGGGCACCCGCCCGCTCGCCGGCCCGGGCGGCGTCGGGCTCCGGTCCGCCCCCCGTCCACGGCGCCAGGCTGCGCAGCGCGTGCAGGCCGTAGCAGCCGAGGTCCATGAGGGCGCCGCCGCCGAGCTCGAGCGACCAGCGCGGGTCCCCGTCGTCCGGCGGGAGCATGGCGATCGTCGCCTCGACGTGGACGACGTCCCCCAGCTCGCCGGCGTCCACCAGATCGAGGAGCCGGCGCATCACCGGGTGGTAGAGGTGGTGGAACCCCTCCATGACCGTGACGCCCGCAGTCCGCGCCGCGTCCCGGACCTCGGCGGCCTCCTCCGCGTTCGAGGCGAACGGCTTCTCCGACAGCACGTGCTTGCCGGCCGCGACGGCGGCCAGGTTCCACGGACCGTGCAGCGCGTTCGGCAGCGGGTCGTAGACGACCTCGACGTCCGGGTCGGCGAGGACGTCCGCGTAGGTGGGCAGCACGCGCTCGACGCCGTGCGCCCGCGCGAACGCCTCGGCCCGCCCCGGGTCCCGGGCGGCGACCGCCACCAGCCGGCTGCCGGTGTCCCGGGCGGGGACGGCGATGCCCCGCTCGGCGATGCGGGCGGCGCCCAGGACCCCGATCCGCAGGGGCTCGGCGGGGTCCGTCGTCACCGGTACAGCTCGGGGCGCGCGGGGAGCTCGACCGCCACCCGGCCGCCGGAGTGCAGCGACTGGAGCGCCGCGTCGGACACGACCTGTGCGGCGTAGCCGTCCCAGGCGCCGGGGCCCTGCGGCGGACTCCCGGCGACGACGGTGTCGACCCACTCGCGCAGCTCGACGTCGTAGGACAGGGCGAACCGCTCCCGCCAGTCGGCCGGGACCAGACCGGCGACGGCGCCCTCGCGGCGCAGGCGCACCGGGGCGGGGTCGGCCAGCTCGGCGGTGCCGGTCTCCCCCGACACCTCGCAGCGGATCTCGTAGCCGTAGTGGACGTTGACCGACACCTCGACGTCGGCGAGGACGCCGTCGGCGAGCTCGAAGAGCACGAGCAGCGGGTCCTGCAGCTCGCCCCCGCGGCTGCTCCTGCGGGGGGTGAAGACCTGCGCGGCGACGATCTCCTGGCCGAACAGCCAACGCAGCTCGTCGATCTCGTGGATGGCGGTGTCGGCGATCGACATGTCCCGCGTGTAGTGCGCAGGCACGGACGCGTTGCGGTGGGCGCAGTGCGCCAGCAGCGGGGCGCCGATCGCGCCGCCGTCCACGGCCAGCTTGAGCGCCCGGTGCGCGGGGTCGTAGCGCCGGTTGAAGCCCACCTGCACCAGCCGGCGACCCGCAGCGACCTCGGCGTCGACGATCCGCCGGCACGCCTCCTGGGTGGTCGCCAGCGGCTTCTCGCAGAACACCGGCTTGCCGGCGGCGATGCAGGCCAGCACGTACGGCTCGTGCGTCGGCCCCCAGGAGGTGATCACCACCGCGTCGACCGCGTCCGAGACGACCAGCTCCTCGCCGCTGGGCAGGGCCTTCGCGGCGGGCAGCTGCGCGGCCACGGTCGCGGCGCGCTCGGCGTCCGCGTCGGCCACCGCCACCACGCGGCTGCCCCTGGGGCCGCCGTCGAGCCTGCGGATGTGCTCCTGGCCGATCATGCCGACCCCGATGACCCCGATGTCCAGCCCCACGGCGCCCTCCTCGACTCCGTCGCGGCCCGGTCCGCGGTGCCGCACCGGTCCAGGTTCCGGGCCCGGCAACGCGCAGGTCAACGACGGGAAGCCCTCAAGAGCCCCTCAGCACGTCGGCGGGGACGTTGTACGGCGTGACGACCTGGACGCCCGAGTGCCAGGACCGCGGGGTGCCCGGCAGCGCGCCGTGGGCCTGCATGACCACGTGGCAGGCGCGGCGCAGGTCCAGCGCGAGGTCGTGGTGCAGCACCGCGGACAGCCGTCCGGCCCGCAGCAGCGCGAGGTTCTCGGCGTCCAGGTCGTGGGCCACGAACGCCCGGCAGGTCCGCCCGGCGTCGGCGAAGGCAGCGACGGTCGCGTCGTTGCCACCGGCGGCGTACATCGAGTAGACCGCCGCGATGCCCGGGTCGGCGGCCAGCGCGTCCCGGACCAGCCCGCGCAGCACGTCGTCGTCCCCGGTCGCATCCACCAGGTCGACCTGCCGCCGCCCGGGCCGCACCCGCCGCAGGGTGGCGCGGAAGCCCATCTCCCGGTCGTCCTCACCGCGGAAGGAGCCGGTCCCCCGGGTGACCAGCACCGCGCCGCCGTCCTCGCCGAGCCACTGGTCCAGCAGGTACGACGCGGTCGCGCCGGCGGCGCGGTTGTCCAGGCCGACGTAGGCGACGCGGCGGCTGGTCGGCAGGTCGGTGACCAACGTGACGACGGGGATCCCGGCCTCGGCGAGGCGCTCGACCGCCGCGACGACCAGCGGGTGGTCAGGGGCCTTGAGGACGACGCCCTGCGACCCCCGGCTGGCGATCCCCTCGAGCGTGGACACGAGTTCGGGCACCGGCGGCGCCTCGGCGAGGTGGAACCGCGCCCGGAACGTCGCCGGCCGGACCAGCGGCAGCTGCGACTCCAGGGCGGCCCGAACCGCGGCGGAGAAGCGGTCGGGGGCGTCGACGACCAGGTCCAGGAAGAACGTGCGCCCGGTCAGCCGGACCTGCGAGCGCTGCCGGTGCAGGTCGGCGACGGCGCGGTGGACCTCGTCCACCGTGCTCTGCCGCACGCCGCCGCGCTGGTTCAGGACGCGGTCGACGGTCGCCTCCGAGAGGCCTGCCTGGCGGGCGATCACGCGGATCGGGTACGGGTGCGCCACGCGGGCAGTCTGACGGGTCCCTGACGGGTCGCCGAGGTTGCCCGGCAGCGGGGCGCTCACCAGGCTGAGGGGATGACCGCTGTCCCCACCGTGCCCCTGAACAACGGCGTCGCGATCCCGCAGCTCGGCCTCGGCACCGCCCGGCTCCCGGACGAGGAGACCCGGCGGATCGTGCGGGAGGCTCTCGAGGTCGGCTACCGGTTCGTCGACACGGCCGCCAGCTACGAGAACGAGCGCGGGGTCGGGGAGGGCATCGCCGACTCCGGCCTCCCCCGGGAGGAGGTGTTCGTCTCCACCAAGCTGCGCGGCCGGGACCAGGGGTCCGACTCGGCGAAGGAGGCGCTGCGCTCGAGCCTGGACCGGCTCGGGCTCGACTTCGTCGACCTCTACCTCATCCACTGGCCGCTCCCCCGGCTCGACCGCTACGTCGCGTCCTGGCAGGCGATGGAGGAGCTGCTGGCCGAGGGCCTCACGCGGGCGATCGGCGTCTCGAACTTCCTGCCCGAGCACCTGGACCGGCTCGCCGCCGCCTCCTCGACGGTGCCGGCGGTGAACCAGATCGAGTGCCACCCGCGGGAGCCGCAGCTCGAGCAGCGCGCCGACGACGCCCGCCGCGGGATCGTCACCGAGTCGTGGTCGCCGCTGGCCAACGGCGGTGAGCTCCTGCGGCAGCCGGTGCTCGCCGAGGTCGGCGCGCGGCACGGCCGGACTCCCGCGCAGGTGGTCCTGCGCTGGCACGTGCAGCAGGGCCTGGTGACCTTCCCCAAGGCGTCGTCCCGTGGCCGGCTGGTCGAGAACCTCGACGTCTTCGACTTCGCGCTCACCGACCAGGACCTGGCGGGCATCGCCACGCTCGCCGACGGGACGCGGGTCGACGGGCAGTTCCCGGACGTCTGGGAGGAGTTCTGAGGCCCGTCGGCTGACGGGTTCTTGAGGGATCCGCAGCCTTGTGGGCCACGCACCGCCCCGTCAGGCTCGATCCCACTCCACCCGTACCCGGAAGGACGACGTCATGACCGCACCCGCCACCCTTCGGACCGCACCCGGCTGGTTCGCCGCGGAGGACTGCCGCCTGGAGGACTTCCGCGCCGTGGTCGAGACCACCACCGACCTGGCCGAGTACCCCTGCGCCGACGAGGTCCGGGAGAACGTCCTCGTCTACGGCTCCCGCCTGCGCGACTCCGTCGCCACCCCCGCGGGACGCCGGGACGTCCAGGCCGAGCTGGCCCGCGCGCTCGCCGACGGGCCGGGGATCGTCGTCTTCGCCGGCGCCTTCCCCGACACCGGCGTCGTCGACCAGGCCACCGCCGTCTTCCAGGCGATGATCGACGAGCAGAAGGCGGCCGGCGTCGTCGGCGGCGACCACTTCGCCACGCCTGGCGCCAACGACCGGGTGTGGGGTGCCCTGGACAAGTTCGCCGTCCGCGACCCGGAGGCCTTCGCCGCCTACTACGGCAACGACGTCATCGCGCTGGTCTCGGAGGCGTGGCTGGGCCGCGGCTACCAGGTCACCAGCCAGGTGAACGTGGTCAACCCCGGCGGGCAGGCGCAGGTGGCCCACCGCGACTACCACCTGGGCTTCATGTCCGAGGAGCAGGCCCTGGCCTACCCGGTCCACGTGCACCGCCTCTCCCCCGTCATGACCCTGCAGGGAGCGGTCGCCCACTGCGACATGCCGGTGGAGACCGGGCCGACCATGTACCTGCCGCACTCGCAGAAGTACGCGCCCGGGTACGTCGCCTTCCACCGGCCGGAGTTCACCGCGTACTTCGACGAGCACTTCGTCCAGCTGCCGCTGCGCAAGGGCGACGCCGCCTTCTTCAACCCGGCGCTGTTCCACGGCGCGGGCACCAACCGGTCGGCCGGCGTGCGCCGCATGGCCAACCTGCTGCAGGTCTCCTCGGCGTTCGGCCGGGCGATGGAGGCGGTCGACCGGACGGCGATGTCCCGGGCGCTCCACCCGGTCCTGCTCGCGCAGAAGGCCGCCGGCGCAGACGAGCGCACGCTGCGCAACGTCGTCGCCGCCTCGGCCGAGGGCTACGCCTTCCCGACAAACCTCGACCGCGACCAGCCGCTCGGCGGCCTGGCACCGGAGACGCAGGCCGAGCTGGTCTGGCGGGCACTGCAGGAGGACTGGTCACCCGAGGCCCTGGACGCCGAGCTGACCGCCCAGGCCGAGCGGCACACCAGCGCCCCCTGATGCGACCTGGAGCAGCCGATACCGGCCCGGGTGCTGCGGGCGGCTCCCCCCTCACGACGATCATGGAGCAGCGGTGGCGACACGCGGCCGACGCCCGCGTGTCGCCACGCCGGCCTCATGATCGTCACGGGCCGGGCGCGGCGGGACACCGGGACACGGCTCCGCCCGGCCGGGTCCCCAGGGCCCGGCCCGGCGGAGCCGGTGATCAGCGCTTCAGCTCGTGCGAGAGCTCCGCGAGCTCCTGGCCGCCGGCCATCTCGGTGGTGAGCTCCTCGAGCGAGACCTCGGAGCGCTTCTTGTCCAGCACCCGGCGGCCGAGCTTGAGGATGATGAAATGGTCGCCGACCAGGTAGGCGTGGTGCGGGTTGTGGGTGATGAAGACGACCCCGAGTCCGGCGTCGCGGGCGGCGGCGGTGTACTTGAGCACCACGCCGGACTGCTTGACGCCGAGGGCCGCCGTCGGCTCGTCGAGGATGAGCACCCGCGCGCCGAAGTAGACCGCCCGGGCGATGGCGACGCACTGCCGCTGACCACCGGAGAGCGTGCCGATCGGCTGGTTGATGTCCTTGACCGTGATGCCCATCTTCTGCAGCTCGGCGTCGGCGATCTCCCGCATGGCCTTGATGTCCAGCGGCGCCAGCGGGTACTTGCCCTTGCGGAGCTCCGAGCCGAGGAAGAAGTTGCGCCACACCTCCATGAGGCCCACCACCGCCAGGTCCTGGTACACGGTGGCGATCCCGGCGTCCAGCGACTCGCGCGGGGAGGAGAACTTGCGCTCCTGGCCGTCGACCCGCAGCGTGCCCTCGGTGTGCGAGTGCAACCCCGAGATGATTTTGATGAGGGTCGACTTGCCGGCGCCGTTGTCCCCCAGCACGCAGGCCACCTCCCCGGCGTTCACCGTCAGGTTGATGCCCTCGAGCGCGCGGATGGCGCCGTAGGCCTTGCCGACGCCCTCCATCTCGACGAGTGGCGTGCCGGCCCTGAGGTCTGCCGCTGCGTGCTCGGCGATGGTGTCGGTCATGGTCACTTCCTCCGGGCGGCGTAGTTCTTGACGTACAGGTTGACGAGGACGGCGAGGAGGAGCATCACGCCGAGGAAGGTGCGGAACCAGTTCGGGTCCCAGCCGGCGAAGACGATCCCCTGGGTGGTCATCCCGAAGATGAAGGCGCCGAGGGCGGACCCGACCGCCGAGCCGTACCCACCGGTGAGCAACGCACCGCCGACGACCGCGGCGATGATGTAGATGAACTCGTTGCCGACTCCCAGGCCCGACTGCACCGAGCTGAAGTTGAACAACAGGTGCATGCCGAGGAACCAGGCCAGGAAGGCCACGCCCATGAAGAGACCGATCTTGACCCGGGGCACCGGGACGCCGACGGCCCGGGCGCTGGCCTCGTTGCCGCCCGAGGCGAAGATCCAGTTGCCGACCCTGGTGCGCAGCAGCAGCCAGGTGGCGACCGCGACGAACAGGAACCACCAGAGCACGGTGATCTTCAACGTGATGAACCCCAGGTTCACGTCCCCGGCGAAGACCGCCCGAGCGGACGCGAACCCGTCCAGCGAGCTGGCGTTCGGCGTGGCGACCGCGCCGGTGACCAGCTTGGTGACGCCGAGGTTGATGCCCTGCAGGATGAAGAAAGTCGAGAGGGTGATGAGGAAGCTCGGGATCCCGGTGCGCATCACGAGCCAGCCGTTGACGAAGCCGATCGCCAGCGCGATGAGCAGGCTGACCACGACGCCCACCCACATGTTCAAGCTGAACTGGTAGGTCAGCATCGCCGCCGCCAGAGCCGAGGTGGTGACCGCGACGCCGGAAGACAGGTCGAACTCGCCGCCGATCATCAGCAGCGCGACGCCCACCGCCACGATGCCGATGGTGGAGCTGGCGTAGAGCACGGTGGCGAAGGCCGGAAGCGTCCGGAAGGGTTCGGCGACCGCGTAGAAGAAGACGAAGATGGCGATCGCCGCGGCCAGCGCGCCGATCTCGGGTCGGGCCAGCACACGGGACACGAGCGATCGCTGCGTGCGCTGCGGCGGGGCGGCGGCCCGCGGGGCGGACGGCTGTGTCGCCACGGATGAGCTCATGACTGCTCCAGGGAGGCGGGTGGCCCGTGGGGAGCCGGGGTACCCCGGCTCCCCACGGTGCGGGTCAGCGGGTGTTGTTCTCGGCGAACGGCAGGATCACGTCGATGTTGGACTCGTCGACGATCGACGGTCCGGTGAGCACCGGCTGCCCACCGCCGATGTCGTTGCCGTTGATCAGGTTCAGGTACAGCGCCTGCACGGCCATGTACCCCTGCACGTAGGGCTGCTGGTCCACGGAGAAGGAGATGTCTCCGGCCTGGATCGCCTGCGCCACCTCGGGGTTGAGGTCGAAGGTGACGACCTCGGCCTGACTGCCGGTGTCACCCTTGGCCGCCTGGGCGGCCTGGGCCACCTGGGCACCCAGCGTGACGATGTGGGTGACCGAGGGGTCGGTCTGCAGGCTGGAGCCGATCGTCTGCTGGACGGACGGCAGGTCGGTGCCCTGGACGTAGAGGATCTCCGTGTTCGGGAAGCCCTCCGTGACGCCAGCGCAGCGGGTCTCCAGCGCCACCTGGCCCTGCTCCTGGATCACGCAGAGGGCCTTCTGCCCACCGTCGGCCCCGATCCGCTCACCCACGGTGCGGCCGGCGAGCTGCTCGTTGGAACCGAAGTACATCGGGATGCCGTAGTCCACGTAGTCGTTGATCCCCGAGTTGAAGGCGACGACCGGGATCCCACCCTGCACGGCGCTCTGCGCCGCCGGGCCGACCTGGTCGGGGTAGGCCAGGGTGATCGCGATGCCGTCGACGTCGCTGTCGACCTGGTTCTGCACCAGCGTGGCCTGCTCGCCGGCGGCCGGGGCGTTGGAGTAGTTGAGCGTGACGCCGAGACTGTCGGCGGCCGCGTTGGCGCCGGACCGGATCTTGTCCCAGAACGCGTCACCCGGCGCCTCGTGGGTGATCATCGCGATGGTGTAGTCCTGCCCACCTCCACCCCCACCGCCGCCGCCGGACTCGTTCTGTGCGCCGCCCTGACTGCTGCACGCGGACAGCGCCAGGGCGGCCGCACTGACGGTCACCACCGCGTGCAGCGACCTGCGGGTGGTCCTCATGTGGATCTCCTCGTCGCGAGGGCCGCCGTCCTGGCGGCCGGGGATGCCCACGTCCGGACGCCTGGTGCGCTCGTCCGCATGTATGGACATAGTGACATGGCAGAATGTGGCATGGCTCACCAAGAGCGTCAAGGGTCCTGCCTGCCGGAGTCCACGTCCAGCACGGCCTGATCGCCTGCCGCACGCTGCGGTGCTCAGGCCGGCGGGACGTCGACCCGCGCACCCCGGGCCGCCGAGTCGGCGAGGGCGTCGAGGACGACCGCCGCGCGGACGGCGTCGTCCAGGCCCACGCCGACGGGGCGACCCGCCTCGACCGAGGCGAGCAGGTCGCGCAGCTCGACCACCTTGAGGTCGTCGTAACCCATCGCGATCCCGGCACCGGGCTGGAAGGCGGCGTACTCCCCGGCTCCCGGCCCGACCAGCACGGTGGCGACCGGCTGGTCCTGGACGGCCGGTCCGCGGCTGAGCTGGAGCTCGCCCATCCGGCGGAAGTCCCAGGCCAGGCGCCCCGCCGTCCCGTGCACCTCGAAGCCGTAGGCGTTCTGCTCCCCCACGGCCACCCGGCTGGCCTCGAGCACCACCCGGGCTCCGGTCGACAGGCGCAGCAGCGCGGAGACGTGGTCGTCGTTCTCCACCGGCCCCGGCACGCCGCCGGCCGCGACGGCGTGCCCGGACGTCGCGCCGGTCGGGCGCGGTCGTTCGGGGACGAAGACCGCGGTGTCGGCCAGCACGGAGGCGATCTCGCCGTGCAGGACGAAACGGACGAGGTCGACGGCGTGCGAGGCGAGGTCCCCCAGGACGCCGCTGCCGCCCCGCGCCCGCTCGTAGCGCCAGGTCAGGGCGCCCTCGGGGGCGGCGGCGTAGTCACTGAGGAAGGCGAACCGGGCATGCGTGACCCGGCCGATCCCGCCCTCGTCGACCAGCCGGCGGGCCAGGGCGACCGCGGGCGCGTGCCGGTAGTTGAAGCCCACGGTGCCCTGCACGCCGGCCACTGCGACGGCGCCGGCCACCGTACGGGCGTCGTCCGCGGTGAGACCCACGGGCTTCTCGATCCACAGGTGCCGGCCGGCCTCGGCCACGGCCACGCCGATCTCCCGGTGCAGCCAGTTGGGGGCGGTGACCGACACGAGCTCGACCCGCGGGTCGGTGAGCAGCTCGCGCCAGTCCGCCGTCGCGGAGGCGAACCCGAACTGCGCGGCGGCCGCCTCGGCCCGGCCGGGGACGTCGTCGGCGACCGCGACCAGCTCCGGGACCTGACCCAGGTCCGGGAAGTGGTGCCGGAGCCGGGCGTGGGCCTGGGCGTGCACC
Proteins encoded:
- a CDS encoding Gfo/Idh/MocA family protein; amino-acid sequence: MSQRPLSVAVIGAGMAGRSHAAGYRQVNTVFGEGLPPVRLAAIADVNEQLARDAARRYGFERAVSGWEEVVEDPSIDAISIVVGNSLHRPIAEAAIAAGKHVLCEKPLAGSLEDARAMVAAEQSADVVTAVGYTYRRSPAIAAIRDHVQNRELGELTLFDGRYWCDYACDPRGPLTWRYRGGPGSGALGDIGAHVIDVGQFLCGPVVAVSGAVLSTQIPKRPLPLGPTVGHDAAPVSEEMGEVENEDTAVFSARFESGLSASFSVSRTAFGMPNGLAFDVYGLDGRASFDWHRPSEYLFDDRQPEARTRGVRQVIVGPQMPYFAGGYPMEAPGVGGGNAEMFVYQCRAFLDQIAGTPDPLPRNASFADGLHTMQIVQAVVQSAQSGGAAVPVPTH
- a CDS encoding sugar phosphate isomerase/epimerase family protein, giving the protein MSLKLGAYTACLHDRPLEEALDVLQADGLTSVEVNTGGFIPSPHCHVDLLLSSEQARRDYLETFSSRGMELTGLNCNGNPLNPLPGVGPKHADDLRRTIELAGLLGVRHVVTMSGTPGSDPDARYPSWVVNPWDGVYMDVLDYQWGVAAEFWTEIDALARASDVRVAIEMHPHNLVFSPVTLRRLVDTIGATNTGAEMDPSHLMWQGMDVVACIRDLGPLVFHAAAKDAMITPGVDIRGVLDTSFERVPADAPGKVPTGYGFWCNAWPENPGWRFVAVGVGHDVDWWAEFLRALADVDPDMAVNIEHEDAAYDRLEGLALAAENLRAAAEKL
- a CDS encoding Gfo/Idh/MocA family protein; the protein is MTTDPAEPLRIGVLGAARIAERGIAVPARDTGSRLVAVAARDPGRAEAFARAHGVERVLPTYADVLADPDVEVVYDPLPNALHGPWNLAAVAAGKHVLSEKPFASNAEEAAEVRDAARTAGVTVMEGFHHLYHPVMRRLLDLVDAGELGDVVHVEATIAMLPPDDGDPRWSLELGGGALMDLGCYGLHALRSLAPWTGGGPEPDAARAGERAGAPGVDEWLDADLHFPSGATAAVRCSMVHPDRDFSLRVVGTRGEVTAPAFVEPNRDDRLLVRTPAGERTEHLGTRTSYTYQLEALVEALRHGSPVPTGADDAVATMTLIDRCYRLAGLPPRPRLRHEPHRAGA
- a CDS encoding Gfo/Idh/MocA family protein, which translates into the protein MGLDIGVIGVGMIGQEHIRRLDGGPRGSRVVAVADADAERAATVAAQLPAAKALPSGEELVVSDAVDAVVITSWGPTHEPYVLACIAAGKPVFCEKPLATTQEACRRIVDAEVAAGRRLVQVGFNRRYDPAHRALKLAVDGGAIGAPLLAHCAHRNASVPAHYTRDMSIADTAIHEIDELRWLFGQEIVAAQVFTPRRSSRGGELQDPLLVLFELADGVLADVEVSVNVHYGYEIRCEVSGETGTAELADPAPVRLRREGAVAGLVPADWRERFALSYDVELREWVDTVVAGSPPQGPGAWDGYAAQVVSDAALQSLHSGGRVAVELPARPELYR
- a CDS encoding LacI family DNA-binding transcriptional regulator: MAHPYPIRVIARQAGLSEATVDRVLNQRGGVRQSTVDEVHRAVADLHRQRSQVRLTGRTFFLDLVVDAPDRFSAAVRAALESQLPLVRPATFRARFHLAEAPPVPELVSTLEGIASRGSQGVVLKAPDHPLVVAAVERLAEAGIPVVTLVTDLPTSRRVAYVGLDNRAAGATASYLLDQWLGEDGGAVLVTRGTGSFRGEDDREMGFRATLRRVRPGRRQVDLVDATGDDDVLRGLVRDALAADPGIAAVYSMYAAGGNDATVAAFADAGRTCRAFVAHDLDAENLALLRAGRLSAVLHHDLALDLRRACHVVMQAHGALPGTPRSWHSGVQVVTPYNVPADVLRGS
- a CDS encoding aldo/keto reductase, with product MTAVPTVPLNNGVAIPQLGLGTARLPDEETRRIVREALEVGYRFVDTAASYENERGVGEGIADSGLPREEVFVSTKLRGRDQGSDSAKEALRSSLDRLGLDFVDLYLIHWPLPRLDRYVASWQAMEELLAEGLTRAIGVSNFLPEHLDRLAAASSTVPAVNQIECHPREPQLEQRADDARRGIVTESWSPLANGGELLRQPVLAEVGARHGRTPAQVVLRWHVQQGLVTFPKASSRGRLVENLDVFDFALTDQDLAGIATLADGTRVDGQFPDVWEEF
- a CDS encoding phytanoyl-CoA dioxygenase family protein: MTAPATLRTAPGWFAAEDCRLEDFRAVVETTTDLAEYPCADEVRENVLVYGSRLRDSVATPAGRRDVQAELARALADGPGIVVFAGAFPDTGVVDQATAVFQAMIDEQKAAGVVGGDHFATPGANDRVWGALDKFAVRDPEAFAAYYGNDVIALVSEAWLGRGYQVTSQVNVVNPGGQAQVAHRDYHLGFMSEEQALAYPVHVHRLSPVMTLQGAVAHCDMPVETGPTMYLPHSQKYAPGYVAFHRPEFTAYFDEHFVQLPLRKGDAAFFNPALFHGAGTNRSAGVRRMANLLQVSSAFGRAMEAVDRTAMSRALHPVLLAQKAAGADERTLRNVVAASAEGYAFPTNLDRDQPLGGLAPETQAELVWRALQEDWSPEALDAELTAQAERHTSAP
- a CDS encoding ATP-binding cassette domain-containing protein, encoding MTDTIAEHAAADLRAGTPLVEMEGVGKAYGAIRALEGINLTVNAGEVACVLGDNGAGKSTLIKIISGLHSHTEGTLRVDGQERKFSSPRESLDAGIATVYQDLAVVGLMEVWRNFFLGSELRKGKYPLAPLDIKAMREIADAELQKMGITVKDINQPIGTLSGGQRQCVAIARAVYFGARVLILDEPTAALGVKQSGVVLKYTAAARDAGLGVVFITHNPHHAYLVGDHFIILKLGRRVLDKKRSEVSLEELTTEMAGGQELAELSHELKR
- a CDS encoding ABC transporter permease encodes the protein MSSSVATQPSAPRAAAPPQRTQRSLVSRVLARPEIGALAAAIAIFVFFYAVAEPFRTLPAFATVLYASSTIGIVAVGVALLMIGGEFDLSSGVAVTTSALAAAMLTYQFSLNMWVGVVVSLLIALAIGFVNGWLVMRTGIPSFLITLSTFFILQGINLGVTKLVTGAVATPNASSLDGFASARAVFAGDVNLGFITLKITVLWWFLFVAVATWLLLRTRVGNWIFASGGNEASARAVGVPVPRVKIGLFMGVAFLAWFLGMHLLFNFSSVQSGLGVGNEFIYIIAAVVGGALLTGGYGSAVGSALGAFIFGMTTQGIVFAGWDPNWFRTFLGVMLLLAVLVNLYVKNYAARRK
- a CDS encoding substrate-binding domain-containing protein, with protein sequence MRTTRRSLHAVVTVSAAALALSACSSQGGAQNESGGGGGGGGGQDYTIAMITHEAPGDAFWDKIRSGANAAADSLGVTLNYSNAPAAGEQATLVQNQVDSDVDGIAITLAYPDQVGPAAQSAVQGGIPVVAFNSGINDYVDYGIPMYFGSNEQLAGRTVGERIGADGGQKALCVIQEQGQVALETRCAGVTEGFPNTEILYVQGTDLPSVQQTIGSSLQTDPSVTHIVTLGAQVAQAAQAAKGDTGSQAEVVTFDLNPEVAQAIQAGDISFSVDQQPYVQGYMAVQALYLNLINGNDIGGGQPVLTGPSIVDESNIDVILPFAENNTR